The Macadamia integrifolia cultivar HAES 741 unplaced genomic scaffold, SCU_Mint_v3 scaffold1606, whole genome shotgun sequence DNA segment AAGGGGCACGAATTCTTGTGTTCCAACCAGTTAACGATGCATTCACCATGAAAGAGATGCGAGCAAGGCAACCGTACAACATCGACTCCTCTCACGTACTCATCCATGCAAATCATATCTCTCtgtagaaaaagaagaagaagaagggtcttCATCTATATCATCAAATTTCTTAATCTCTAAAGCCTGANNNNNNNNNNNNNNNNNNNNGATTGGATTTTGAAGAAACAAagattcattaccaaaaaaaaaaaaagaagacacaaagattatgatttgattgaagaaaaaagaaaaacttcattAGGTAACAGAGATTGTGTATGaagatccttcaaaatcaacattacAGTGACTGAAGatgataaaatatattttaagaaATTAAGCTTCTGAAGGCAATACATAACGACACAAGGGGCACGAATTCTTGCATTCCAACCACTTAACAATGCATTCACCATGAAAGAGATGCGAGCAAGGCAACCGTGCAACATCCACTCCTCTCACGTACTCATCCATGCAAATCATACAGGTCtctgttgaagaagaagaagaagggtcttCTTCTATATCATCAAATTTCTTAATCTCTAAAGCCTGAATTGAAGATGGTGAAGCCGGAATCAACCTAATTGAACCTTCTTCTCCTCCGATATCCATGGACTCGAACCATTCAACGTAATCATCATCAAGACTTGTGTCATGTTCTACAAAAGGAACATTAAGACAGATGAAGATATCAAAGGCTCCACAAATGTCTATCCCCTCTCTACAGAACGAGGCTGCTTCAAAAGCATAATGGGATATCTGTCGTTTAATTCTCTCAATGGAATCAGGAGAGATTTCCAACTGGGTAAGCATGGCATGGATTTTGATCTGGCTGACTTCAGGTATAAGCAGGTAAGGGAACTCAATAATGAATACTTGCTCTGGCAATACGTTAGAACTCTGCCTAAAACTGATTTGAGACCCATCATTCAT contains these protein-coding regions:
- the LOC122064313 gene encoding RING finger protein 44-like, whose protein sequence is MNDGSQISFRQSSNVLPEQVFIIEFPYLLIPEVSQIKIHAMLTQLEISPDSIERIKRQISHYAFEAASFCREGIDICGAFDIFICLNVPFVEHDTSLDDDYVEWFESMDIGGEEGSIRLIPASPSSIQALEIKKFDDIEEDPSSSSSTETCMICMDEYVRGVDVARLPCSHLFHGECIVKWLECKNSCPLCRYVLPSEA